Within Diprion similis isolate iyDipSimi1 chromosome 11, iyDipSimi1.1, whole genome shotgun sequence, the genomic segment ACCAAGTTTCcaaaataaaagacaaaagACAAAATCGAATAATGCGAGTCCTGGTAATTTTAACCAAGCGACGATGTGATCGAGAGAAGTTTTGAGACGTTGAATTGGCGAAACGATACACATACACGATATAGATGTTATTATAGGTGTACGGTCGATAAAAGGGATCCTGTTCTACTTCCAGTTTGGCGATAGTGTGGCGAGCCGTGGGGAGCTGGACTGGATGGCCAGGAAGCCGTCGAGGTACAACTTGATACTGAACTTTGTCGAAAGAGAAAGCGCGTGTTATGTGCGCGACGCGTAGACACCCTCTACGAGGGCGGATACTGCTCGCCCTCTTCCTCCTGATAACGAGTTTCACCCTGCTCTCGTCGGCGGTGGCCTTTCCCGACTGGACGGACTGCCCGGCGGTTTGTAGGTGCAAATGGACTTCCGGTAAGAAGTCGGCCCTGTGCCCGGACGCTGGGCTAACGACGTTGCCGGCCTCCCTCGACCCGGACATGCAGGTCCTCGACCTCTCCGGAAACAAGATAATATCGCTATACGCGGACATGTTCAACCGAGCCGGTCTGCTTAACCTGCAACGGGTCTTCCTGAGGAACGCCGGGATATCGAGGATCGACAAGGACGCCTTCAGGGAGCTCAGGATCCTCGTCGAGGTCGACCTATCCGATAACCAGATCGAGACTCTCGACCCGGAAACATTCCTCGGCAACGAGAGACTCAGGATATTGATCCTGAGCGGCAACAAGCTCGTCAAACTGACGGGACCCCAGTTCCCGTCGCTGCCCCACCTCAGGAACCTCGAGCTTCAACGGTGCTCCCTCACCGAGATCCACAGTCTGGCCTTCGCCCGAGTCACCGGACTCGAGACGCTTCGGCTGGAGGGTAACCAGCTCGAGTACGTCGAGGCGACGGCTTTCCTGCCGCTGACGCACCTCAAGACCCTCAGCCTGGACGGCAACCCCTGGAGCTGCGACTGCCGGCTGCGAAAATTGCGAGTCTGGCTCGCACCGAACCGGCTCTATTCGGTTCCCCAGAAGTGCGAGGCACCTCCGAGGCTGGAGGGGCGACGATGGGAGGAAGTCAAGCCTCAGGAGTTCGCTTGCAGCCCGGAAATCACCCTCACCGCGAACTCGTTCCAGGAGGAGATGAGCGGCAACCTGAGCTTGGCCTGCCTCGTTACGGGCGACCCGGAACCAGAGATTTGGTGGATGTTCAACGGGAGTCCGCTCAACGTGACGCGGGGGGACCAGGTATTCGTCACCGAGGAGGCCTACAACGGATTCCGGAAGTGGAACAACGTCACCCTCTACAACGCGAGCGAGAGCGACGCTGGGGAGTATAGCTGCGTCGGCAGCAACGTCGCGGGACTCTCCAAGGACACCGTCAGCATCGTCATTCCCCGCGTCTATACCGCCCCGACTCTTTCCCAGACCGACACGTGGCTCCTGTGGGTAAGCCTAGCCGGAGGTGGTGCCGCCGCCCTCTGCGCCTCCCTCATCGCCGTCATTCTGGCCGTTTGCTTGTGCGGATCCAGGCAGAAGAGCAAACGGAAGAAGGTCAAGCTTCAAGGAAGCGCCAGCTTCGGGGACCAGGAAAAGAAACTGCTCGACCTGTCATTGACCACCACTACCAACGAGAGAGTCAGCGGAAGACCGAGTCTCGAGGCTGTAAGTATCACGTTTCGCATGTCATAATTAGACTTTATGTCCTTGATTGCTAGAACGGAAATCATCACGGATCCTTTGACTCGCGCCCTGAAACCGGACATTTCTCAACTCAATATTTTGCCCTGAACTTTTTTACTCGGGGGTTTTTGGGCTTGCTGAAGATGAATCTGAAGTCGGAATTCGATCATTtctaaatccaagatggcggatccccAATACGACGGatgtaaaatcgaaagaactataaaaattcgatgattcCCACCCGAAACTTGTTACTCGATGATTTTCTGGGGTTGtacaatagctatttatgtggcatgcccgtaagcctcctgtttttttggcaaggataaagatttcaggatcagattgcatgccacatacaatattttttacggtatgggcattgaagaGCAAAatgaagagtgaggttatgtcgcgatctgttcgacgaagctactttattcggcagtttgggatgcgcacttcgaactgcgcatcaataCTGCGgtataaagactttattccgcaactttgttcactgctgtataaagcgtcactttacggaacgaaaactgccacaaaaaatgaacttttcaatgcccatgccgtcaAAAGTAACAAAGATCATTTAAAGTTGTAAATAAACAGATCTCTGTATTAACAACCAGTTTCTCGTCAATACTTCACGCATATAACGTCAACGATCTATTCTTACCAACAGAGCAGCCCGGGTGACATGGAATTAGCGGAAAGGAGTTCGTCGCTCTGCGATCCTCCGGTGAACGTGACGGTGGAAAGACACTGCAGGGAGATGCACAGCCACCTGCCGACGGTCTTCCCACCCCCGCCCGAATTCACAACGAGTATCTTGCCCGCGGGGGTGTTCGGGAACATATTTATCTCGGTTTCGCTCGCCCAGGACGGCGAGAGGCGATACCCCGACCTCCTGGACATCCCGGTACACGCCAGCATCTCGGACAAATCGACGGCCCAGGCGACGCCGATACCGACGACCTCGATTTTGTCGGGATTCGCGACGTTGCCGAGAAGGCCCCTCCGCGTATCGGACCTTAGCTCGCCCTACGACAATATGGGGCCGAGAGTAACGGCCACGGGAAGTTCGACCTTCTCTCTGACGGACCCGGACCTTCGATTATCGCCCCCGCCACCTACGCTGGTCATTCAACCGCCCATAGAATTCGTTTCCCTGTAACAAATCTCGGCCCGCGATTCAGGATCAACGAGATTCTACGCGTTCTACGCGAGGCTGATAGTGAGAGAGTATGGAGAGTATGCCTGCCGCATGGACGATGTAGGTGTGCACGGGTACCGTAGGTatctatgtaggtatatatgcgtgtacgttatattatatacgtttcGTATAATAtgcgtataggtatgtatggtCAAGTGGATATATGATGGTTAAATAAGGAggagacggaaaaaaaaaaatatttcaacattgTTTCACacgatatataaatatatatatagtatttgTTAGTGTTTAAACGGAGGAAAGACGAGAAAACGGAAAAAGACgaaataaaagtttaattaaataaacgtCGAACgtcatttgtaaatatttcataattcctttgtgaaagaaagagaaatttataaatataagaaaatcGTAAGATTAAATATCCTCACCCTTCCCCTACGACCccagcaaacaaaaaaaaattatgatgatGGAACTAATAACTATGAGTAATAgagagtatataatatatacatatatatacatacatatatgtatatatgtatatatattatgatcGGAGAAATTATCTTTATCATTCATTTAGAACTGTATCACTAGTTTCTtaaaaacataataataatataacaatatattcatatatatgtattatatatatgtctataatgtatattatattatattatattatatgtaaatatttgttactatacatacatcaGTATTTACTATGAACGCTTtgtcaattaataaaaaaaatgattgaattttatCTAATCATAATTGTATAGATCACGAATCATGCCATATTCGGGTTATAATTTCGCAATGAaactttcttcgttttcttaaAACTgtgattcgataaaacaaaattcaaattcagttATTCAACAAGTAAACTTTGAGCGATTTGCCGTACAATTAAAAGTGTGGACATAAATCGTTTGGCTTGTAATTTCCAAAATAAACACGAATGGAATgcgaaaattgcaaatttgctACAGGATTTATATGCCATATCGACGAGACAggaatcaataatttttcggaatttcgtGCAAATAAACTGAGAGTCAATGAACGGCCAAGCTTAGTATTCGTCTATTCCAAGTCGGTCAGAaatcgataaagaaaaaatatcaggtatacgtatataggtataataatatactgtatatacaaataaattgcAACGCATTTCGAGGATatattgttgaataaaattcacaaGATGGTGTGACGATTAGGTGTTAGATTACAACATGAACAACATTTTGTCAAACAGAGTAACAGagcgtaatatatatatatatatatccgagaacgttgatttttctaatcattgatgttgtttttcttttttcattcattttcaacttttcgtgcataatattttattgtacatCGATAGCGCCGAGGCTCAACATTCTTTTCGATAGGCAATAATTGTCGGGCAAAAACAGCGTACATCACATAAAGGTATACATGATATATTCTTACGTTACACCCCAAAATTAGATTACGTTAAGTAAAGATAATACAGATTAGATCAGGTCGAATTAGACTAAGTTAGTAGACACCGTTGTTCGAGATACTTTGAGCTTCCTCGCCGTCCGATTCCTCGACTAATCTCCTCGGCGTAAGGTTCTCCGATTTTTCATCCACGCTGCCCTGAAACTCTGCGGGAAAACACGCAAGTGCcagattatttatttccatttaCTTCATCGGCCGATAAACGggctcgaaaaaaataaataatattcaaaattataacgGGATAAATACTTCCGGTCAGGGGATGAAACGATTCCTTTCTTCCGTCTTCTTTAATTGTCCCATCTCGTAAAGTGGGATCTCATGCATTAGGTCGAACGGTCCGCAATTCATTAAGCTCGGGGCAAAGAGGGGATCGAAATCATGAAAGAGTGAAATGTCTATCGGCCCGGAAGCCTCCCATACGCCAGCCCTTATCCCTTACCTTACCACGAGAACCGGGAACGGCGTCCAACTAATTATTTACCTTTACGATCCAGCGGTAATTCGTTTGCGCGGAAAAGCCCGGAAAAAGTACGGATGAGAATAGGGCAAGGcggaaaaagggagaaaaacaGATATTTTCAGTGGAGAGAAGGTAGATTGTCAGGGCAGATACAACCGCGGTTTTCTAAAACCTACTGAAAAGCTGAACTTCATTTCTATGTTGAAAGAAATTCGCCCGTCTCGAT encodes:
- the LOC124412359 gene encoding leucine-rich repeat-containing protein 24-like, encoding MCATRRHPLRGRILLALFLLITSFTLLSSAVAFPDWTDCPAVCRCKWTSGKKSALCPDAGLTTLPASLDPDMQVLDLSGNKIISLYADMFNRAGLLNLQRVFLRNAGISRIDKDAFRELRILVEVDLSDNQIETLDPETFLGNERLRILILSGNKLVKLTGPQFPSLPHLRNLELQRCSLTEIHSLAFARVTGLETLRLEGNQLEYVEATAFLPLTHLKTLSLDGNPWSCDCRLRKLRVWLAPNRLYSVPQKCEAPPRLEGRRWEEVKPQEFACSPEITLTANSFQEEMSGNLSLACLVTGDPEPEIWWMFNGSPLNVTRGDQVFVTEEAYNGFRKWNNVTLYNASESDAGEYSCVGSNVAGLSKDTVSIVIPRVYTAPTLSQTDTWLLWVSLAGGGAAALCASLIAVILAVCLCGSRQKSKRKKVKLQGSASFGDQEKKLLDLSLTTTTNERVSGRPSLEASSPGDMELAERSSSLCDPPVNVTVERHCREMHSHLPTVFPPPPEFTTSILPAGVFGNIFISVSLAQDGERRYPDLLDIPVHASISDKSTAQATPIPTTSILSGFATLPRRPLRVSDLSSPYDNMGPRVTATGSSTFSLTDPDLRLSPPPPTLVIQPPIEFVSL